The genomic region TTTGATTATTAGTTGTAAGGGTCTTAatagatgctcctttctcgattagtaattctgctgtttttatatttccaCGAATAACAGCCCAGTGTAGGGGAGTTTGATTAAGAGTTGTaagggcgttaacagatgctcctttctcgattagtaattctgctgtttttgaattttcatgtTTAACAGCCCAGTGTAGCGGAGTTTGATTGTTAGTTGTAAGGGCGTTAatagatgctcctttctcgattagtaattctgctgtttttgaattttcaagttGAGCAGCCCAATGCAGAGGAGTTTGATTATCAGTTGTAaaggcgttaacagatgctcctttctcgattagtaattctgctgtttttgaattttcatgtTGAACAGCCCAGTGTAGCGGAGTTTGATTGTTAGTTGTAAGGGCGTTAatagatgctcctttctcgattagtaattctgctgtttttgaattttcaagttGAGCAGCCCAGTGTAGCAGAGTTTGATTATTAGTTGTAAGGGCCTTAatagatgctcctttctcgattagtaattctgctgtttttatatttccaCGAATAACAGCCCAGTGTAGGGGAGTTTGATTAAGAGTTGTaagggcgttaacagatgctcctttctcgattagtaattctgctgtttttgaattttcatgtTTAACAGCCCAGTGTAGCGGAGTTTGATTGTTAGTTGTAAGGGCGTTAatagatgctcctttctcgattagtaattctgctgtttttgaattttcaagttGAGCAGCCCAATGCAGAGGAGTTTGATTATCAGTTGTAaaggcgttaacagatgctcctttctcgattagtaattctgctgtttttgaattttcatgtTGAACAGCCCAGTGTAGCGGAGTTTGATTGTTAGTTGTAAGGGCGTTAatagatgctcctttctcgattagtaattctgctgtttttgaattttcaagttGAGCAGCCCAGTGTAGCAGAGTTTGATTATTAGTTGTAAGGGCCTTAatagatgctcctttctcgattagtaattctgctgtttttatatttccaCGAATAACAGCCCAGTGTAGGGGAGTTTGATTAAGAGTTGTaagggcgttaacagatgctcctttctcgattagtaattctgctgtttttgaattttcatgtTTAACAGCCCAGTGTAGCGGAGTTTGATTGTTAGTTGTAAGGGCGTTAatagatgctcctttctcgattagtaattctgctgtttttgaattttcaagttGAGCAGCCCAATGCAGAGGAGTTTGATTATCAGTTGTAaaggcgttaacagatgctcctttctcgattagtaattctgctgtttttgaattttcatgtTGAACAGCCCAGTGTAGCGGAGTTTGATTGTTAGTTGTAAGGGCGTTAatagatgctcctttctcgattagtaattctgctgtttttgaattttcaagttGAGCAGCCCAGTGTAGCAGAGTTTGATTATTAGTTGTAAGGGCCTTAatagatgctcctttctcgattagtaattctgctgtttttatatttccaCGAATAACAGCCCAGTGTAGGGGAGTTTGATTAAGAGTTGTaagggcgttaacagatgctcctttctcgattagtaattctgctgtttttgaattttcatgtTTAACAGCCCAGTGTAGCGGAGTTTGATTGTTAGTTGTAAGGGCGTTAatagatgctcctttctcgattagtaattctgctgtttttgaattttcaagttGAGCAGCCCAATGCAGAGGAGTTTGATTATCAGTTGTAaaggcgttaacagatgctcctttctcgattagtaattctgctgtttttgaattttcatgtTGAACAGCCCAGTGTAGCGGAGTTTGATTGTTAGTTGTAAGGGCGTTAatagatgctcctttctcgattagtaattctgctgtttttgaattttcaagttGAGCAGCCCAGTGTAGCAGAGTTTGATTATTAGTTGTAAGGGCCTTAatagatgctcctttctcgattagtaattctgctgtttttatatttccaCGAATAACAGCCCAGTGTAGGGGAGTTTGATTAAGAGTTGTaagggcgttaacagatgctcctttctcgattagtaattctgctgtttttgaattttcatgtTTAACAGCCCAGTGTAGCGGAGTTTGATTGTTAGTTGTAAGGGCGTTAatagatgctcctttctcgattagtaattctgctgtttttgaattttcaagttGAGCAGCCCAATGCAGAGGAGTTTGATTATCAGTTGTAaaggcgttaacagatgctcctttctcgattagtaattctgctgtttttgaattttcatgtTGAACAGCCCAGTGTAGCGGAGTTTGATTGTTAGTTGTAAGGGCGTTAatagatgctcctttctcgattagtaattctgctgtttttgaattttcaagttGAGCAGCCCAGTGTAGCAGAGTTTGATTATTAGTTGTAAGGGCCTTAatagatgctcctttctcgattagtaattctgctgtttttatatttccaCGAATAACAGCCCAGTGTAGGGGAGTTTGATTATGAGTTGTAAGGGCGTTAatagatgctcctttctcgattagtaattctgctgtttttgaattttcaagttGAGCAGCCCAATGCAGAGGAGTTTGATTGTTAGTTGTAAGGGCGTTAATAGATgttcctttctcgattagtaattctgctgtttttatatttccaCGAATAACAGCCCAGTGTAGGGGAGTTTGATTAAGAGTTGTaagggcgttaacagatgctcctttctcgattagtaattctgttgtttttgaattttcatgtTGAACAGCCCAGTGTAGCAGAGTTTGATTATTAGTTGTAAGGGCCTTAatagatgctcctttctcgattagtaattctgctgtttttgaattttcaagttGAGCAGCCCAATGCAGAGGAGTTCCATTATCAATTGTAAGGgcggcgttaacagatgctcctttctcgattagtaattctactgtttttatatttccaCGATCAACAGCACATTGTAGCGGAGTTCGATTATTAGTTGTaagggcgttaacagatgctcctttctcgattagtaattctgctgtttttgaattttcaagttGAGCAGCCCAATGCAGAGGAGTTCCATTATCAATTGTAAGGgcggcgttaacagatgctcctttctcgattagtaattctgctgtttttatatttccaTGATCAACAGCACATTGTAGCGGAGTTTGATTATTAGTTGTaagggcgttaacagatgctcctttctcgattagtaattctgctgtttttgaattttcaagttGAGCAGCCCAGTGTAGCAGAGTTTGATTATTAGTTGTAAGGGCCTTAatagatgctcctttctcgattagtaattctgctgtttttatatttccaCGAATAACAGCCCAGTGTAGGGGAGTTTGATTAAGAGTTGTaagggcgttaacagatgctcctttctcgattagtaattctgctgtttttgaattttcatgtTGAACAGCCCAGTGTAGCAGAGTTTGATTGTTAGTTGTAAGGGCGTTAatagatgctcctttctcgattagtaattctgctgtttttgaattttcaagttGAGCAGCCCAATGCAGAGGAGTTTGATTATCAGTTGTAaaggcgttaacagatgctcctttctcgattagtaattctgctgtttttgaattttcatgtTGAACAGCCCAGTGTAGCGGAGTTTGATTGTTAGTTGTAAGGGCGTTAatagatgctcctttctcgattagtaattctgctgtttttgaattttcaagttGAGCAGCCCAGTGTAGCAGAGTTTGATTATTAGTTGTAAGGGCCTTAatagatgctcctttctcgattagtaattctgctgtttttatatttccaCGAATAACAGCCCAGTGTAGGGGAGTTTGATTAAGAGTTGTaagggcgttaacagatgctcctttctcgattagtaattctgctgtttttgaattttcatgtTTAACAGCCCAGTGTAGCGGAGTTTGATTGTTAGTTGTAAGGGCGTTAatagatgctcctttctcgattagtaattctgctgtttttgaattttcaagttGAGCAGCCCAATGCAGAGGAGTTTGATTATCAGTTGTAaaggcgttaacagatgctcctttctcgattagtaattctgctgtttttgaattttcatgtTGAACAGCCCAGTGTAGCGGAGTTTGATTTTTAGTTGTAAGGGCGTTAatagatgctcctttctcgattagtaattctgctgtttttgaattttcaagttGAGCAGCCCAGTGTAGCAGAGTTTGATTATTAGTTGTAAGGGCCTTAatagatgctcctttctcgattagtaattctgctgtttttatatttccaCGAATAACAGCCCAGTGTAGGGGAGTTTGATTAAGAGTTGTaagggcgttaacagatgctcctttctcgattagtaattctgctgtttttgaattttcatgtTTAACAGCCCAGTGTAGCGGAGTTTGATTGTTAGTTGTAAGGGCGTTAatagatgctcctttctcgattagtaattctgctgtttttgaattttcaagttGAGCAGCCCAGTGTAGCAGAGTTTGATTATTAGTTGTAAGGGCCTTAatagatgctcctttctcgattagtaattctgctgtttttatatttccaCGAATAACAGCCCAGTGTAGGGGAGTTTGATTAAGAGTTGTAAGGGCGTTAatagatgctcctttctcgattagtaattctgctgtttttgaattttcaagttGAGCAGCCCAATGCAGAGGAGTTTGATTGTTAGTTGTaagggcgttaacagatgctcctttctcgattagtaattctgttgtttttgaattttcatgtTGAACAGCCCAGTGTAGCAGAGTTTGATTATTAGTTGTAAGGGCCTTAatagatgctcctttctcgattagtaattctgctgtttttgaattttcaagttGAGCAGCCCAATGCAGAGGAGTTCCATTATCAATTGTAAGGgcggcgttaacagatgctcctttctcgattagtaattctactgtttttatatttccaCGATCAACAGCACATTGTAGCGGAGTTCGATTATTAGTTGTaagggcgttaacagatgctcctttctcgattagtaattctgctgtttttgaattttcaagttGAGCAGCCCAATGCAGAGGAGTTCCATTATCAATTGTAAGGgcggcgttaacagatgctcctttctcgattagtaattctgctgtttttatatttccaCGATCAACAGCACATTGTAGCGGAGTTGCATTACCAAATCCAAgagcgttaacagatgctcctttctcgattagtaattctgctgtttttatatttccaCGAATAACAGCCCAGTGTAGGGGAGTTTGATTAAGAGTTGTaagggcgttaacagatgctcctttctcgattagtaattctgctgtttttgaattttcatgtTTAACAGCCCAGTGTAGCGGAGTTTGATTGTTAGTTGTAAGGGCGTTAatagatgctcctttctcgattagtaattctgctgtttttgaattttcaagttGAGCAGCCCAATGCAGAGGAGTTTGATTATCAGTTGTAaaggcgttaacagatgctcctttctcgattagtaattctgctgtttttgaattttcatgtTTAACAGCCCAGTGTAGCGGAGTTTGATTGTTAGTTGTAAGGGCGTTAatagatgctcctttctcgattagtaattctgctgtttttgaattttcaagttGAGCAGCCCAATGCAGAGGAGTTTGATTATCAGTTGTAAAGGCGTTAatagatgctcctttctcgattagtaattctgctgtttttgaattttcaagttGAGCAGCCCAGTGTAGCAGAGTTTGATTATTAGTTGTAAGGGCCTTAatagatgctcctttctcgattagtaattctgctgtttttatatttccaCGAATAACAGCCCAGTGTAGGGGAGTTTGATTGTTAGTTGTAAGGGCGTTAatagatgctcctttctcgattagtaattctgctgtttttgaattttcaagttGAGCAGCCCAATGCAGAGGAGTTTGATTGTTAGTTGTAAGGGCGTTAATAGATgttcctttctcgattagtaattctgctgtttttatatttccaCGAATAACAGCCCAGTGTAGGGGAGTTTGATTAAGAGTTGTaagggcgttaacagatgctcctttctcgattagtaattctgttgtttttgaattttcatgtTGAACAGCCCAGTGTAGCAGAGTTTGATTATTAGTTGTAAGGGCCTTAatagatgctcctttctcgattagtaattctgctgtttttgaattttcaagttGAGCAGCCCAATGCAGAGGAGTTCCATTATCAATTGTAAGGgcggcgttaacagatgctcctttctcgattagtaattctactgtttttatatttccaCGATCAACAGCACATTGTAGCGGAGTTCGATTATTAGTTGTaagggcgttaacagatgctcctttctcgattagtaattctgctgtttttgaattttcaagttGAGCTGCCCAATGCAGAGGAGTTCCATTATCAATTGTAAGGgcggcgttaacagatgctcctttctcgattagtaattctgctgtttttatatttccaTGATCAACAGCACATTGTAGCGGAGTTTGATTATTAGTTGTaagggcgttaacagatgctcctttctcgattagtaattctgctgtaTTTATATTTCCACGAATAACAGCCCAATGTAGCGGAGTTTGATTATTAGTTGTAaaggcgttaacagatgctcctttctcgattaataattctgctgtttttaaattttcatgttGAGAAGCCCAGTGTAGCGGAGTTTCATTATCAGTTGTAAGGGCGTTAACacatgctcctttctcgattagtaattctgctgtttttgaattttcacttTGAGTAGCCCAATGTAGCGGAGTTTCATTATCAGTTGTAACGGCGTTAATAGATGCTCCTTTCTGaattagtaattctgctgtttttatatttccaCGATCAACAGCCCAGTGTAGCGGAGTTTCATTATCAGTTGTaagggcgttaacagatgctcctttctcgattagtaattctgctgtttttgaattttcaagttGAGCAGCCCAATGCAGAGGAGTTCCATTATCAATTGTAAGGgcggcgttaacagatgctcctttctcgattagtaattctgctgtttttatatttccaTGATCAACAGCACATTGTAGCGGAGTTTGATTATTAGTTGTaagggcgttaacagatgctcctttctcgattagtaattctgctgtaTTTATATTTCCACGAATAACAGCCCAATGTAGCGGAGTTTGAATATTAGTTGTaagggcgttaacagatgctcctttctcgattaataattctgctgtttttaaattttcatgttGAGAAGCCCAGTGTAGCGGAGTTTCATTATCAGTTGTAAGGGCGTTAACacatgctcctttctcgattagtaattctgctgtttttgaattttcacttTGAGTAGCCCAATGTAGCGGAGTTTCATTATCAGTTGTaagggcgttaacagatgctcctttctcgattagtaattctgctgtttttatatttccaCGATCAACAGCCCAGTGTAGCGGAGTTTCATTATCAGTTGTAAGGGCGTTAACacatgctcctttctcgattagtaattctgctgtttttgaattttcacttTGAGTAGCCCAATGTAGCGGAGTTTCATTATCAGTTGTAACGGCGTTAATAGATGCTCCTTTCTGaattagtaattctgctgtttttatatttccaCGATCAACAGCCCTGTGTAGCGGAGTTTCATTATCAGTTGTaagggcgttaacagatgctcctttctcgattagtaattctgctgttgGCGAATTTTCACTTTGAGCAGCCCGGTGTAGCGGGGTTACATTACCAAATCCAAGAGCGTTagcagatgctcctttctcgattagtaattctgctgtttttgaattttcacttTGAGCAGCCCAATGTAGCGGAGTTTGATTATCAGTTGTaagggcgttaacagatgctcctttctcgattagtaattctgctgtttttgaattttcacgTTGAGCAGCCCGATGTAGCG from Tenebrio molitor chromosome 8, icTenMoli1.1, whole genome shotgun sequence harbors:
- the LOC138136387 gene encoding uncharacterized protein, encoding MPPQNTPGFGIEYEVLIPAYFALKLNKENIEDFHIQSNVQDMGNMDDVVIDVTRNKTQVSFAIQLKHKETKNKRLSPGTFEAEKGDFSLKKYCESFNGLSDDNKRRQFILYTNAKFDPKRSKEVKNFKMIQDDCCDEIFNIFNTSFGGGNVYRFEVNDKTPQDGKIKKSDYEIFFAQFRLFVCQKNFKDIELDTVKILNTKDDVVPKYLNLFRKWHQNRFTNKVIDKTTVNVHLIDIFLSPFVTNRHLLVSQEEKLKLFERVVKEFDVTLIKNNLFENVDENLVEDSDLKRSGIPDTLLNQSCISLAKKSKIIEKTETKLEPQIKLKVLQYFLKKPIIVNFKDISEELIYKIMELHQLGSKIKFILVGQKIQSAKLSRFRIFENVNDLRSNDELYSEVTRTCRLSLQGRKETTLKGLIDSCEEICEHVEANEVLQMLKGTFSIGQTTESLPPFYINRKVSFKVKTIDEFLDGKFFENNLAVVKLDGKVRKIQNEILKRNIKVVDVHDYLNTTHISNEPTIISTNEECSNQLLQDVSEKSNNKSVVYLRISEDKDFIIISIEENHIHGLIRPLNILCADPGMGKTTMLKNLKKEWDSRFWTIEVDLKTHNEFFKTKHDADELLNHLMEGNENSFSKHIRDAFRSKKKVYFFLDGLDEVEKSCVDNVLDSVKELSSKGFHIWISSRKNLKTKLEERFGKVVMDMEEIEEEQQKFYIENRLMKEYNHEQIENIIGKIFNNSDIDNNCQILGKVLQLYIITQNLLDDKELHRNVTEHKFLFTKMYDLFFCGRFEHNRNKESKNPTQTWADVEDTLEIYENLAVHSVLDDLVFQKLKMDLRRARRFLNKIKTNKDPLGIVTKVNDEEKALFEHPTYREYFAARFFSNNFDKARLIREELFSDGHKNLMMILSVILAEDNPLHLAVIYRNVDEIEKYIDDKNVHDKAGRNPLHLATYIEPRFVGPKSCFIVSIETIEYLTNISILERMVKFNYADCDNLFEWNVLEYAFENKSFVTVEMILKRCEYPKEELHQYIKKYINNDNCVLFCLTHGCTKLLSAILENSKRSNNYLKLNNFTIIEHTIKNCYFQEDETLRFVFDTLQNKYYFYVNSRNERGETALHLAAKRGKTYAVQMLLEKGAYKYCKTENQKTPLTLALENGHERTANLLTHNLLKLTKPFSRIMKTPRLLTQNGISHEDLKNNNEFRLHLAAYSRNVKKVKLLIDEGEIVDAVTNNRETPLHIAAFKGNVDIAELLIEKGASVNALATDNETPLHRAAQWENSKTAELLIEKGASINALTTDNETPLHWAAQYGNSKTAELLIEKGASINALTTDNETPLHWAAEGEHSKTAELLIEKGASVNALTTNDQTPLHWAVDRGNIKTAELLIEKGASVNALTTDNETPLHRAAQRENSKTAELLIEKGASVNALTTDNQTPLHWAAQSENSKTAELLIEKGASANALGFGNVTPLHRAAQSENSPTAELLIEKGASVNALTTDNETPLHRAVDRGNIKTAELLIQKGASINAVTTDNETPLHWATQSENSKTAELLIEKGACVNALTTDNETPLHWAVDRGNIKTAELLIEKGASVNALTTDNETPLHWATQSENSKTAELLIEKGACVNALTTDNETPLHWASQHENLKTAELLIEKGASVNALTTNIQTPLHWAVIRGNINTAELLIEKGASVNALTTNNQTPLQCAVDHGNIKTAELLIEKGASVNAALTIDNGTPLHWAAQLENSKTAELLIEKGASVNALTTDNETPLHWAVDRGNIKTAELLIQKGASINAVTTDNETPLHWATQSENSKTAELLIEKGACVNALTTDNETPLHWASQHENLKTAELLIEKGASVNAFTTNNQTPLHWAVIRGNINTAELLIEKGASVNALTTNNQTPLQCAVDHGNIKTAELLIEKGASVNAALTIDNGTPLHWAAQLENSKTAELLIEKGASVNALTTNNRTPLQCAVDRGNIKTVELLIEKGASVNAALTIDNGTPLHWAAQLENSKTAELLIEKGASIKALTTNNQTLLHWAVQHENSKTTELLIEKGASVNALTTLNQTPLHWAVIRGNIKTAELLIEKGTSINALTTNNQTPLHWAAQLENSKTAELLIEKGASINALTTNNQTPLHWAVIRGNIKTAELLIEKGASIKALTTNNQTLLHWAAQLENSKTAELLIEKGASINAFTTDNQTPLHWAAQLENSKTAELLIEKGASINALTTNNQTPLHWAVKHENSKTAELLIEKGASVNAFTTDNQTPLHWAAQLENSKTAELLIEKGASINALTTNNQTPLHWAVKHENSKTAELLIEKGASVNALTTLNQTPLHWAVIRGNIKTAELLIEKGASVNALGFGNATPLQCAVDRGNIKTAELLIEKGASVNAALTIDNGTPLHWAAQLENSKTAELLIEKGASVNALTTNNRTPLQCAVDRGNIKTVELLIEKGASVNAALTIDNGTPLHWAAQLENSKTAELLIEKGASIKALTTNNQTLLHWAVQHENSKTTELLIEKGASVNALTTNNQTPLHWAAQLENSKTAELLIEKGASINALTTLNQTPLHWAVIRGNIKTAELLIEKGASIKALTTNNQTLLHWAAQLENSKTAELLIEKGASINALTTNNQTPLHWAVKHENSKTAELLIEKGASVNALTTLNQTPLHWAVIRGNIKTAELLIEKGASIKALTTNNQTLLHWAAQLENSKTAELLIEKGASINALTTKNQTPLHWAVQHENSKTAELLIEKGASVNAFTTDNQTPLHWAAQLENSKTAELLIEKGASINALTTNNQTPLHWAVKHENSKTAELLIEKGASVNALTTLNQTPLHWAVIRGNIKTAELLIEKGASIKALTTNNQTLLHWAAQLENSKTAELLIEKGASINALTTNNQTPLHWAVQHENSKTAELLIEKGASVNAFTTDNQTPLHWAAQLENSKTAELLIEKGASINALTTNNQTLLHWAVQHENSKTAELLIEKGASVNALTTLNQTPLHWAVIRGNIKTAELLIEKGASIKALTTNNQTLLHWAAQLENSKTAELLIEKGASVNALTTNNQTPLQCAVDHGNIKTAELLIEKGASVNAALTIDNGTPLHWAAQLENSKTAELLIEKGASVNALTTNNRTPLQCAVDRGNIKTVELLIEKGASVNAALTIDNGTPLHWAAQLENSKTAELLIEKGASIKALTTNNQTLLHWAVQHENSKTTELLIEKGASVNALTTLNQTPLHWAVIRGNIKTAELLIEKGTSINALTTNNQTPLHWAAQLENSKTAELLIEKGASINALTTHNQTPLHWAVIRGNIKTAELLIEKGASIKALTTNNQTLLHWAAQLENSKTAELLIEKGASINALTTNNQTPLHWAVQHENSKTAELLIEKGASVNAFTTDNQTPLHWAAQLENSKTAELLIEKGASINALTTNNQTPLHWAVKHENSKTAELLIEKGASVNALTTLNQTPLHWAVIRGNIKTAELLIEKGASIKALTTNNQTLLHWAAQLENSKTAELLIEKGASINALTTNNQTPLHWAVQHENSKTAELLIEKGASVNAFTTDNQTPLHWAAQLENSKTAELLIEKGASINALTTNNQTPLHWAVKHENSKTAELLIEKGASVNALTTLNQTPLHWAVIRGNIKTAELLIEKGASIKALTTNNQTLLHWAAQLENSKTAELLIEKGASINALTTNNQTPLHWAVQHENSKTAELLIEKGASVNAFTTDNQTPLHWAAQLENSKTAELLIEKGASINALTTNNQTPLHWAVKHENSKTAELLIEKGASVNALTTLNQTPLHWAVIRGNIKTAELLIEKGASIKALTTNNQTLLHWAAQLENSKTAELLIEKGASINALTTNNQTPLHWAVQHENSKTAELLIEKGASVNAFTTDNQTPLHWAAQLENSKTAELLIEKGASINALTTNNQTPLHWAVKHENSKTAELLIEKGASVNALTTLNQTPLHWAVIRGNIKTAELLIEKGASIKALTTNNQTLLHWAAQLENSKTAELLIEKGASINALTTNNQTPLHWAVQHENSKTAELLIEKGASVNAFTTDNQTPLHWAAQLENSKTAELLIEKGASINALTTNNQTPLHWAVKHENSKTAELLIEKGASVNALTTLNQTPLHWAVIRGNIKTAELLIEKGASIKTLTTNNQTLLHWAAQLENSKTAELLIEKGASINALTTNNQTPLHWAVQHENSKTAELLIEKGASVNAFTTDNQTPLHWAAQLENSKTAELLIEKGASINALTTNNQTPLHWAVKHENSKTAELLIEKGASVNALTTLNQTPLHWAVIRGNIKTAELLIEKGASIKALTTNNQTLLHWAAQLENSKTAELLIEKGASINALTTNNQTPLHWAVQHENSKTAELLIEKGASVNAFTTDNQTPLHWAAQLENSKTAELLIEKGASINALTTNNQTPLHWAVKHENSKTAELLIEKGASVNALTTLNQTPLHWAVIRGNIKTAELLIEKGASIKALTTNNQTLLHWAAQLENSKTAELLIEKGASVNALTTNNQTPLQCAVDHGNIKTAELLIEKGASVNALGFGNATPLQCAVDRGNIKTAELLIEKGASVNALGFGNATPLQCAVDRGNIKTVELLIEKGASVNAALTIDNGTPLHWAAQLENSKTAELLIEKGACVNALTTDNEAPLHWAVIRGNIKTAELLIEKGASINALTTNNQTPLHWAVQHENSKTAELLIEKGASVNAFTTDNQTPLHWAAQLENSKTAELLIEKGASVNALTTDNQTPLQCAVDRGNIKTAELLIEKGASVNAALTIPLHWAAQLENSKAAELLIEKGASVNALTTNNQTPLHWAVIRGNIKTAELLIEKGASINALTTNNETPLHWAVDSGNVKIAELLIEKGASVNALTTNNQTPLHWAVIRGNIKTAELLIEKGTSINALTTNNQTLLHWVAQYGNSKAAELLIEKGASVNALTTDNETPLHWALDRGNIKTAELLIEKGASVNALTTNNQTPLQCAVDRGNIKTAELLIEKGASVNALGFGNATPLHRAAQRENSKTAELLIEKGASVNAFTTDNQTPLHWAAQSENSKQQNY